Proteins co-encoded in one Aerococcaceae bacterium DSM 111021 genomic window:
- a CDS encoding nucleoside 2-deoxyribosyltransferase has product MSHIYFASPLFSEMELAYNAQLVKKIRETYPETTVFLPQEQGDINDKQSYADSMMIAKADTDAVLKSDLVVAVLDGLVIDPGVASEIGVAYQAGIPILGLHSDQRRQGADNQEKLDALQNVAESQFPYINLYTVGLIKLNGDIVDNSDELTQRISDYI; this is encoded by the coding sequence ATGTCACATATTTATTTTGCTAGTCCGTTATTTAGTGAGATGGAATTAGCCTATAATGCTCAATTAGTTAAAAAAATTAGAGAAACATATCCAGAAACTACAGTCTTTTTACCACAAGAGCAAGGCGATATAAACGACAAACAAAGTTATGCAGATTCAATGATGATCGCCAAAGCAGATACAGACGCCGTTTTGAAAAGTGATTTGGTTGTCGCCGTCTTAGATGGCTTAGTCATTGATCCAGGTGTAGCTTCAGAGATTGGTGTCGCGTATCAAGCTGGTATTCCAATTCTTGGTCTTCACTCAGATCAACGTCGTCAAGGAGCTGACAATCAAGAAAAACTCGACGCCCTTCAAAACGTTGCTGAGTCTCAATTCCCTTACATTAATTTATATACCGTTGGGTTAATTAAATTAAATGGAGACATTGTTGATAATTCTGATGAATTAACTCAACGCATCTCAGACTACATTTAA
- a CDS encoding copper-translocating P-type ATPase — MCLKTYTVEGMHCAACATSVEKAVNKLDGVNEASVNQITEKVSLDYDHSKLSLEDISNAVSSAGYTLVTQSSTGSEDDSFQNYSITGMTCASCAQTVEKAVANLPQVSSAAVNLATEKLSVTWEDSADSILIQETVDKAGYHAELALSAKEQFEVDQARKDAKLNGMKQTLIKMAAFTIPLFILTMGPMVGMPLPAVIDPMINPGANAVLQLLLTTPVLYFGLDIFKRGFKTLFNGHPNMDSLIAVGTGAAYIQGIAMTTLILLSRVEVHGHLDLYFESAAVILTLMTLGKYMEELAKGRTSSAIKSLMDLAPDTARVVRDNGQVETIPVELLNVGDIIQVRPGESLPVDGEIIEGRSSIDESMLTGESLPVEKSIGDLVTGASMNKTGAFKYKATRIGQDTMISQIVRMVQDAQGSKAPIAKLADIISGYFVPTVIVIAILSGLFWFFVMGEPLNFALNIFISVLIIACPCALGLATPTAIMVGTGNGASQGILIKNGETLENIHNATAVLLDKTGTITEGEPTVTDFIIKEGIDTKEVLQLVASAESVSEHPLGSAIVKYSEEEGIKLLPTEDFESITARGIKALINGQQIAIGNKKLMESLGSLSNDLEDKANQLANEAKTPMYIALNNEVAGIIAVMDPVKDTSSQAIRQMKDLGLEVIMATGDNHYTANVIGKQLGIDRILSEVMPEDKSAIVQELQDSGKKVIMVGDGINDAPALAQADIGMAVGSGTDVAIESADTVLMHDDLRDVPKAISLSHATIRNIKQNLFWAFGYNTIGIPVAMGLLYLFFNGPLLSPMFAAAAMSLSSVSVLLNALRLRRK, encoded by the coding sequence ATATGTTTGAAAACTTATACAGTAGAAGGGATGCACTGCGCTGCCTGTGCAACGTCTGTGGAAAAAGCTGTTAATAAACTCGATGGTGTCAATGAAGCATCAGTTAATCAAATTACCGAAAAAGTCAGTCTAGACTATGACCATTCTAAATTATCTCTAGAAGACATCTCAAATGCCGTATCATCTGCTGGTTATACATTAGTAACACAATCATCTACTGGGTCAGAGGACGACTCTTTCCAAAACTATTCAATTACAGGGATGACGTGTGCAAGCTGTGCACAAACTGTAGAAAAGGCAGTTGCTAATCTTCCACAAGTGAGTTCAGCTGCTGTAAATTTAGCAACTGAAAAATTATCTGTTACTTGGGAAGATTCAGCAGATTCTATATTAATCCAAGAAACAGTCGACAAAGCTGGTTATCACGCTGAATTAGCTTTATCCGCTAAAGAACAATTTGAAGTTGATCAAGCACGTAAAGATGCCAAATTAAATGGTATGAAACAAACATTAATTAAGATGGCAGCTTTTACTATTCCATTATTCATTCTAACAATGGGACCTATGGTCGGCATGCCCCTTCCAGCAGTAATCGATCCGATGATAAATCCTGGCGCAAACGCTGTGCTTCAATTACTCTTAACAACGCCCGTCTTATACTTTGGCCTTGATATATTTAAGCGTGGTTTCAAAACACTGTTCAACGGTCACCCTAACATGGATTCATTGATTGCGGTGGGAACTGGCGCAGCATATATTCAAGGGATTGCCATGACTACCCTCATTCTATTAAGTCGAGTTGAGGTGCACGGTCACCTTGATTTATATTTTGAATCAGCTGCCGTCATATTAACTTTAATGACTCTTGGTAAGTATATGGAAGAACTTGCTAAAGGAAGAACTTCATCAGCAATTAAAAGTTTAATGGACTTAGCTCCTGATACAGCACGTGTTGTTCGAGATAATGGGCAAGTCGAAACGATTCCAGTTGAACTACTTAACGTTGGTGACATCATTCAAGTTCGTCCTGGTGAAAGCTTACCCGTAGATGGTGAAATTATTGAAGGACGCTCAAGTATTGACGAATCAATGTTAACCGGTGAGAGCTTACCTGTTGAAAAGTCTATCGGTGACTTAGTTACAGGTGCTAGTATGAATAAAACCGGTGCCTTTAAGTATAAAGCGACTCGAATCGGACAAGATACCATGATTTCTCAAATTGTTCGAATGGTCCAAGACGCACAAGGTTCTAAAGCGCCGATTGCTAAGCTGGCTGACATTATCTCAGGCTACTTTGTTCCAACGGTTATTGTTATTGCTATCCTATCCGGACTTTTTTGGTTCTTTGTGATGGGTGAGCCTTTAAACTTCGCTTTAAATATCTTTATTAGTGTCTTAATAATCGCTTGTCCATGTGCTCTTGGCTTAGCTACGCCGACTGCGATTATGGTTGGTACAGGTAACGGTGCGAGCCAAGGTATCTTAATCAAAAATGGCGAAACTTTAGAAAACATCCATAATGCAACGGCTGTTCTATTAGACAAAACTGGTACAATTACAGAAGGTGAACCGACTGTAACTGACTTCATAATTAAAGAGGGAATCGACACGAAAGAAGTTCTACAACTTGTCGCTTCTGCTGAGTCAGTATCTGAACATCCACTTGGATCAGCCATCGTTAAATATAGCGAAGAGGAAGGTATCAAATTACTCCCTACCGAAGACTTTGAAAGTATTACCGCTCGCGGAATTAAAGCTTTAATCAATGGGCAACAAATTGCGATAGGTAATAAAAAACTAATGGAATCTCTTGGTAGTTTGTCAAATGACTTAGAAGATAAAGCAAATCAATTGGCGAATGAAGCTAAAACACCCATGTATATTGCGCTAAATAATGAAGTTGCTGGTATCATTGCGGTAATGGACCCGGTTAAAGACACATCCAGCCAAGCAATCAGACAAATGAAAGATTTAGGCTTGGAGGTCATTATGGCAACGGGAGATAATCACTACACTGCGAATGTTATTGGTAAACAACTTGGAATTGACCGTATATTAAGTGAAGTGATGCCCGAAGATAAATCGGCCATTGTTCAAGAATTACAAGATAGCGGTAAAAAAGTGATTATGGTTGGTGATGGGATCAATGATGCGCCAGCATTGGCTCAAGCAGATATTGGTATGGCCGTAGGTTCAGGTACTGATGTAGCAATTGAATCGGCTGATACTGTCTTAATGCATGATGATCTTCGTGACGTGCCTAAAGCGATTAGTTTAAGTCATGCGACAATTCGTAATATTAAACAAAACTTATTCTGGGCTTTCGGATACAATACGATAGGTATTCCAGTTGCGATGGGACTTTTATATCTATTCTTTAATGGACCTTTACTAAGCCCAATGTTTGCTGCAGCAGCAATGAGCTTAAGTTCTGTATCTGTCCTTTTGAATGCTTTACGTTTGAGAAGAAAATAA
- a CDS encoding DUF308 domain-containing protein, with protein sequence MSKSKNGFNWWSLVIGIIYIILAFLAFNNPIEGASLVIYLFAFAVIFKGITQIMIRNRLKEYTGITNNWLIVIGIIDIIIGVFLLFNVTTGVLALPIIFAVWFIIDSVIALFSARGIRKYNKRNFWMIVILSLLSIVVGIMLIFNPIASILTVAYLIGIYFLLNGISYIIQAF encoded by the coding sequence TTGTCGAAATCTAAGAATGGATTTAATTGGTGGTCTCTTGTGATAGGAATTATTTATATTATTCTAGCTTTCCTTGCATTTAATAATCCAATTGAAGGAGCAAGTTTAGTTATATATCTATTTGCTTTTGCGGTCATATTCAAAGGGATTACACAAATAATGATTCGTAATCGACTGAAAGAATATACTGGCATAACGAACAACTGGCTAATTGTCATTGGGATTATCGATATTATAATCGGTGTATTTTTACTCTTTAATGTGACGACTGGCGTTCTTGCTTTACCAATCATTTTTGCAGTTTGGTTTATTATTGATTCTGTCATTGCGTTATTTTCAGCAAGAGGGATTAGAAAATACAATAAAAGAAACTTTTGGATGATTGTCATTTTATCTTTATTAAGTATCGTTGTAGGAATTATGTTGATATTTAATCCCATCGCTTCCATTCTAACTGTTGCATACTTAATAGGTATTTATTTCTTACTGAATGGGATTTCATATATTATTCAAGCTTTTTAA
- a CDS encoding NAD(P)H-hydrate dehydratase: MKKINKDMVIDSIPIRDKETYKNKMGRVLCVGGNQEKGGAIIMSGLAALYSGAGLVTVASDSVNLPAIHMHAPEIMFVDMFENERLIHEIKDKDVIVIGPGLGQATGSIKVLETVLEYASSKQVLILDADAITLIAEDKVKSDTKAYCIYTPHIGEWERLSGLSKADITIEDNQRVQKELNATVILKGAPTRVYINGEVWENPTGNPSQATGGMGDTLTGILAGFIGQITNTKAGVLSAVYIHSYIADLLAKTHYVTLPTQIIKELPIVMRTFAEAKNTQD, translated from the coding sequence ATGAAAAAGATTAATAAAGATATGGTTATAGACTCTATTCCTATTAGAGATAAGGAAACTTATAAGAACAAAATGGGTCGAGTGTTATGTGTAGGGGGCAATCAGGAAAAAGGCGGGGCTATTATCATGAGTGGCTTGGCAGCACTGTATTCAGGCGCAGGACTTGTCACTGTTGCGAGTGACTCAGTTAACCTACCGGCAATTCATATGCATGCACCGGAAATTATGTTTGTTGATATGTTTGAAAATGAACGGTTAATTCATGAAATCAAAGATAAAGATGTCATAGTTATTGGACCAGGATTGGGACAAGCAACGGGGAGTATTAAAGTGCTTGAGACGGTACTTGAGTATGCCTCTTCAAAACAAGTATTAATTCTTGATGCGGATGCGATTACGCTGATTGCTGAGGACAAAGTAAAGTCAGATACAAAAGCATATTGTATCTATACACCGCATATCGGAGAGTGGGAAAGGCTATCTGGATTAAGTAAAGCTGACATTACTATAGAAGATAATCAACGAGTTCAAAAAGAATTGAATGCAACAGTTATATTAAAAGGCGCACCAACGCGAGTATATATAAATGGTGAAGTGTGGGAGAACCCAACTGGGAACCCATCTCAAGCGACAGGGGGAATGGGCGATACGTTGACAGGGATTTTAGCTGGATTTATTGGGCAAATAACGAATACTAAGGCAGGAGTCCTATCTGCTGTTTACATCCATAGTTATATTGCTGATCTATTAGCTAAGACACATTATGTGACATTGCCCACTCAAATTATCAAAGAACTACCAATTGTCATGAGAACGTTCGCAGAAGCTAAAAACACACAAGACTGA
- a CDS encoding ATP-binding cassette domain-containing protein — translation MINVSNVSLQFPDRKLFDEVNITFTPGNCYGVIGANGAGKSTFLNILSGEISPTTGNVSMDPDERLAVLSQNHYGFEDNTVIETVMMGHKELYETMKEKDAIYMKADFTDEDGIRAGELEGLFSEMGGWEAESEASDMLQGLGITISMQNQLMRELNEADKIKVLLAQALFGKPDNLLLDEPTNGLDAPAIDWLSDFIMDFPNTVIVVSHDRHFLNTVCTHMADVDFGKIKLFVGNYDFWLQSSQLAARMNADQNAKKEEQIKELQDFIARFSANASKSKQATSRKKMLDKITLDDIQPSSRRYPFVGFSPDREIGNDLLRVEGISKTIDGEKILDNITFTLSREDKVAFSSRNDNATSALFEILMGNMEPDSGKVEWGVTTSQTYLPRNSGDEFDGVELNIVDWLRQYASKEEQDNTFLRSFLGRMLFSGEDVMKSVNVLSGGEKVRCLLSKMMLSKANVLVLDQPTNHLDLESITALNEGLIKFKGAILMASHDFEVLNTTCNRVIEITPNGSFDRINSTYEDFVNDQDVQNRIEALYNA, via the coding sequence ATGATTAATGTATCTAACGTCAGTTTACAATTCCCAGATCGTAAGCTTTTTGATGAAGTAAATATTACGTTTACGCCTGGAAACTGCTACGGAGTTATCGGTGCGAATGGGGCTGGAAAATCAACTTTTCTAAATATATTATCTGGTGAAATTTCACCAACTACCGGAAACGTTAGTATGGACCCAGATGAGCGTTTGGCTGTATTAAGCCAAAACCACTATGGTTTCGAAGACAACACTGTTATTGAAACTGTCATGATGGGTCATAAAGAATTATACGAAACAATGAAAGAAAAAGATGCTATCTATATGAAAGCAGACTTTACGGATGAAGATGGAATCCGTGCTGGTGAATTAGAAGGACTATTCTCTGAAATGGGTGGATGGGAAGCTGAATCTGAAGCAAGTGATATGCTTCAAGGTTTAGGTATCACTATCAGTATGCAAAACCAATTAATGCGTGAATTAAATGAGGCTGACAAAATTAAAGTTTTACTTGCTCAAGCACTATTTGGTAAACCTGATAACTTATTACTTGATGAGCCTACAAACGGTTTGGACGCTCCAGCAATTGATTGGTTAAGTGATTTTATTATGGACTTCCCTAACACAGTTATCGTTGTATCCCATGACCGTCACTTCTTAAACACCGTATGTACACATATGGCGGACGTGGACTTTGGTAAAATTAAATTATTCGTCGGTAACTACGATTTTTGGTTACAATCAAGTCAATTAGCTGCAAGAATGAATGCTGACCAAAATGCTAAAAAAGAAGAACAAATTAAAGAATTACAAGACTTTATTGCTCGCTTCTCTGCGAACGCTTCTAAATCTAAGCAAGCAACATCGCGTAAGAAAATGTTAGATAAAATCACTTTAGATGATATCCAACCTTCTTCACGTCGCTACCCATTCGTTGGATTCTCACCAGATCGTGAGATTGGAAATGACCTGTTACGTGTTGAAGGTATTTCTAAAACAATCGATGGAGAAAAAATATTAGATAACATAACCTTTACACTAAGTCGTGAAGATAAAGTTGCTTTCTCAAGTCGAAATGACAATGCAACTTCTGCATTATTCGAAATTTTGATGGGGAACATGGAACCAGATAGCGGAAAAGTTGAATGGGGAGTTACAACGTCTCAAACTTACTTACCTCGTAATTCTGGTGATGAATTCGACGGTGTCGAATTAAATATTGTTGATTGGTTAAGACAATATGCCTCTAAAGAAGAACAAGATAATACATTCCTACGTAGTTTCTTAGGTAGAATGTTATTTAGTGGTGAAGATGTTATGAAATCAGTCAATGTTTTATCTGGTGGGGAAAAGGTTCGCTGCCTACTATCTAAGATGATGCTTTCAAAAGCAAATGTTTTAGTATTAGACCAACCAACTAACCACTTGGACTTAGAGTCAATTACAGCCTTAAACGAAGGTTTAATTAAATTTAAAGGTGCCATTTTAATGGCTTCTCATGACTTTGAAGTATTGAATACAACATGTAATCGTGTTATTGAAATAACACCGAATGGTTCGTTTGACCGAATTAATTCAACATATGAAGATTTTGTAAACGATCAAGATGTTCAAAACCGTATTGAAGCTTTATACAACGCCTAA
- a CDS encoding Ppx/GppA family phosphatase: MYTEVIGIIDIGSNTIRLVIYGIDEFYNYIEIQNIKTPARLSQYLITDKDSEHALMSQDGIDKLVETLVSFKAVADSFKVARILPMATAAVRQSANKEDILEQVKKATDLDINLVSEEEEASYGQYAITHSTAVTDAITIDIGGGSCEITYYEDKNMVAYHSFPFGAVSLSKQFFQGKDHNDSEAIEEVQNYVRKQFKQFDWIKKAKQPIVAIGGSARNLANVHQRLIDYQMAGVHGYSMNEDNIKETLDLFISTDIDDMTNIEGLSADRRDLIIPATIVFLELYRTVKAKKFMLSSQGLREGIILKYINSTYNYPLDNQLIRVRSIRQVVRDFPINTVGSQILADINISLYKQLCDLGLMTYNYETQEEMEFAAYLYRFGGFISPEADSQHTFYLLSNMNLLGFSHLKRLRLALLASYRNRSLFKQYLTNYENWLTDEEINDLELLGGVIKYAAALNDSKTGPIDNLKLYRTKDNNYKLDIYHSAPVIAEKYRSMRHSKHFERALDGDLDIEFIQK, translated from the coding sequence ATGTATACAGAAGTTATTGGAATTATCGATATTGGTTCAAATACAATTCGACTCGTTATATACGGGATTGATGAGTTTTATAACTATATCGAAATTCAAAACATCAAAACACCTGCTCGTCTTTCACAATATCTAATTACAGATAAAGATTCTGAACATGCTCTTATGTCACAAGATGGAATCGACAAACTAGTTGAAACACTCGTTAGCTTCAAAGCAGTCGCGGATTCGTTCAAAGTAGCTCGTATTCTTCCAATGGCTACCGCTGCAGTACGTCAATCTGCTAATAAGGAGGATATCCTCGAGCAAGTAAAAAAAGCAACTGATTTGGATATTAATCTCGTGTCAGAGGAAGAAGAAGCAAGTTATGGTCAATATGCGATTACTCATTCAACAGCAGTTACTGACGCGATTACAATTGATATCGGTGGTGGTAGTTGTGAGATAACCTATTATGAAGATAAAAATATGGTTGCATACCACAGTTTTCCATTTGGCGCGGTCAGTCTTAGTAAACAATTCTTCCAAGGTAAAGATCATAATGATTCTGAAGCAATTGAAGAGGTTCAAAATTATGTTCGTAAGCAGTTTAAACAATTTGATTGGATTAAGAAAGCCAAACAACCAATCGTTGCTATCGGTGGTTCTGCTCGTAACCTTGCGAATGTTCACCAACGTCTTATAGATTATCAGATGGCTGGTGTTCATGGTTATTCAATGAATGAAGATAATATTAAAGAAACACTTGATTTGTTTATATCAACAGACATTGATGATATGACAAACATTGAAGGTTTAAGTGCTGACCGTAGAGATTTAATTATTCCTGCTACGATTGTTTTCTTAGAACTTTATAGAACAGTTAAAGCCAAAAAATTCATGCTATCTTCGCAAGGTTTACGTGAAGGAATTATCCTTAAATATATCAACAGTACTTACAATTATCCTTTAGATAATCAACTTATCCGTGTTCGATCGATCCGACAAGTTGTGCGTGATTTCCCAATTAATACAGTGGGTTCTCAAATTCTAGCCGATATTAATATTAGTTTATATAAGCAACTATGTGATTTAGGCCTAATGACCTACAATTATGAAACTCAAGAAGAAATGGAATTTGCTGCTTACTTATATCGCTTTGGTGGCTTTATTAGTCCAGAAGCTGATTCCCAACATACTTTCTACTTGTTATCGAATATGAATTTACTTGGGTTCTCGCATCTTAAGCGACTACGCCTTGCTCTTTTAGCTAGTTATCGTAACCGCTCATTATTCAAACAATATTTAACGAATTATGAGAATTGGTTGACTGATGAAGAGATTAATGACTTAGAACTACTAGGTGGCGTCATAAAGTACGCAGCAGCCTTAAACGATTCAAAAACAGGTCCAATCGACAATTTAAAATTATATCGAACGAAAGATAATAATTATAAATTAGATATTTATCACTCAGCTCCAGTTATTGCTGAGAAATATCGTAGTATGCGTCATAGTAAACATTTTGAAAGAGCCTTAGATGGTGATTTAGATATAGAATTCATCCAAAAATAA
- a CDS encoding heavy-metal-associated domain-containing protein — MKKEQFKLAGMGCMNCSKTIQSTLSNLEGVNEANVDYENKVAHVDYDEHIVTKEMLQVAVSDAGYQLIIK; from the coding sequence ATGAAAAAAGAACAATTTAAACTTGCAGGAATGGGTTGCATGAACTGTAGCAAAACGATTCAATCAACATTATCGAATTTAGAAGGTGTCAACGAAGCGAATGTCGACTATGAAAATAAAGTTGCGCATGTAGATTATGACGAACACATCGTAACCAAAGAAATGCTACAAGTAGCCGTATCTGATGCTGGTTATCAATTAATTATTAAGTAA
- a CDS encoding RNA degradosome polyphosphate kinase, which produces MNNENVVDNTIDTLESDNVFENPDYYFNRELSWLDFNRRCIDEAYDKENPLLEQFNFLAIGSSNLDEFVMVRVAGVYDQYLANVKVAENKTQMTPNALLQGISEKNHDNVAAQYYRYNEITPNLKSLNYSIKRMDELNDNELAHAEKYFIDLILPTLSPLGVDAYRPFPHLSNKSLNILVQLEQKKEELTAIVPVPSLLDRYMTIDSGLNRTIILTEDIIIHFIDALFTGYKIKYAYPFRITRNADFDIIEDSAADLLALIEDYVKSRKKGMAVRLEIDTRYIEHYTAEHYDFLQTILELDDRDIYLIDGPLDLTFLFSLADQIGEKHPDQLYKPFKAHLNPNYLGENLYQTASQKDIFLNHPFDSFKPVVSFIEHAAEDKNTIAIKQTLYRVSKNSPIISALKKAAENGKEVTVLVELKARFDEENNVFWARELEEAGCHVLYGVSELKTHSKITLIIRKEDEKIKSYVHLGTGNYNDKTAKTYTDMGIISSNSELTRDASNFFNYLSGYTDRPIYKHLHVSPFEIRDSLIDYINEEIEFQKQNGNGRIIAKMNSLTDKPLIQKLYEASQAGVKVDLIVRGICCLRPGIPGISENIHVRSIVGRFLEHSRIYYFNRNDEKHLFLSSADMMTRNMTKRVEIEFPILDQDIEAEITDILELQLADTMKARVLQYNGDYVRPDRTSIKLNSQIELMKRANAKTTSLQVMQIEKKKKRTNWLTRILRRFNN; this is translated from the coding sequence ATGAATAATGAGAATGTGGTAGACAACACTATTGATACTTTAGAGTCCGATAATGTATTTGAAAATCCAGATTATTACTTCAATCGCGAATTAAGTTGGCTTGATTTTAATCGTCGCTGTATCGATGAAGCGTATGATAAAGAGAATCCTTTACTTGAACAATTTAACTTCTTAGCAATTGGCTCTTCAAACCTGGACGAGTTTGTGATGGTACGTGTTGCTGGTGTCTATGATCAATACTTAGCTAACGTAAAAGTGGCAGAGAACAAAACACAAATGACACCTAATGCTCTATTACAAGGTATAAGCGAAAAAAATCATGATAACGTTGCAGCTCAATATTATCGATACAACGAAATCACCCCAAATTTAAAGTCATTAAACTATTCAATTAAACGCATGGATGAGTTAAATGATAATGAATTAGCACATGCTGAAAAGTATTTTATAGATTTAATATTACCAACCTTATCGCCGTTAGGTGTCGACGCATATCGACCCTTTCCTCACCTGTCTAATAAAAGTCTCAATATATTAGTTCAATTAGAGCAGAAGAAGGAAGAATTAACGGCAATTGTTCCTGTCCCTTCATTATTAGATCGTTACATGACGATTGATTCTGGTCTGAATCGAACGATTATTTTAACCGAAGATATTATTATTCACTTTATTGATGCTTTATTTACAGGATACAAAATTAAATATGCTTATCCATTCCGTATTACACGCAATGCTGATTTTGATATTATTGAAGATAGCGCTGCGGACTTACTTGCGTTAATCGAAGATTACGTTAAAAGTAGAAAAAAAGGAATGGCCGTGCGTTTAGAAATAGATACACGTTATATTGAACATTATACAGCAGAACACTATGACTTTTTGCAAACTATTCTTGAATTGGATGATCGTGATATTTATCTAATCGATGGTCCACTAGATCTTACTTTTTTATTTTCTTTAGCGGATCAAATTGGTGAAAAACATCCTGACCAATTGTATAAGCCGTTTAAGGCTCACTTGAATCCAAATTATTTAGGTGAAAATTTATATCAAACAGCAAGTCAGAAGGACATCTTTTTAAATCATCCTTTTGATTCTTTCAAACCCGTTGTTTCCTTTATCGAACATGCTGCGGAAGATAAGAATACAATAGCTATCAAGCAAACACTTTACCGAGTATCTAAAAACTCTCCGATTATTTCAGCTTTGAAAAAAGCTGCAGAAAACGGCAAAGAAGTCACAGTCCTTGTCGAATTAAAAGCTCGTTTTGATGAGGAAAATAATGTTTTTTGGGCCCGAGAATTAGAAGAAGCTGGCTGTCACGTTCTATATGGTGTTAGCGAGTTAAAAACTCATAGTAAAATAACACTCATTATTCGTAAAGAAGACGAAAAAATTAAGAGTTATGTCCATTTGGGAACAGGAAATTATAACGATAAAACGGCTAAAACATATACGGATATGGGGATAATTTCTTCCAATAGCGAATTAACACGTGACGCTTCTAATTTCTTTAATTATTTAAGTGGCTATACAGATCGACCAATTTATAAGCATCTTCATGTATCTCCCTTTGAAATTCGTGATTCATTAATTGATTACATCAATGAAGAGATAGAGTTTCAAAAGCAAAATGGAAATGGACGAATTATTGCTAAAATGAATTCATTAACCGATAAACCGCTCATTCAGAAACTATATGAAGCAAGTCAAGCGGGTGTTAAAGTCGATTTAATCGTTAGAGGTATTTGTTGTCTCCGTCCTGGAATTCCAGGGATTTCTGAAAACATTCATGTACGAAGTATTGTTGGACGATTCTTAGAGCATAGCCGTATTTATTACTTTAATCGTAATGATGAAAAACATTTATTTCTTTCATCAGCAGATATGATGACACGAAATATGACAAAACGAGTTGAAATTGAGTTCCCTATTCTTGATCAAGATATTGAAGCAGAAATAACAGACATCCTTGAGCTTCAATTAGCTGATACGATGAAAGCACGTGTACTTCAATATAATGGTGATTACGTTCGTCCAGATCGAACATCAATTAAATTGAATTCACAAATAGAACTGATGAAGCGTGCAAACGCTAAAACAACCTCACTACAAGTTATGCAAATCGAAAAGAAGAAAAAGAGAACAAATTGGTTGACACGTATTTTACGTCGATTTAATAACTAA